Below is a genomic region from Pseudomonas svalbardensis.
ACGGTCGCGGAGTCGAGGCCGCCGGACAGCAGGATGACTGCACGTTTTTCGGTAGTGTTCAGTTGTTCAGTCATTTCAGCGCCCCGGCTCGTCATTCCAAAGATATTTATGCAACTGCAATTGCAGACGCACTGGCAGGTTGTCCGCCACCACCCAGTCAGCCAGGTCCCGAGCATTCAGGTCATGGTGACTTGGCGAGAACAGGACTTCGCCGGCACGCTGATCCAGACCGTACTGGATCAGCTTGGACACGGCCCAGTCGTAGTCTTCCCGCGAGCAGATGACAAACTTCACCTGATCGTTGGGCGTGAGCAGTTCGATGTTCTCGTAGCGGTTGCGATGGGCTTCTTTAGAACCTGGGGTTTTCAGGTCGACGACGCGACTGACCCGTGGATCGACCGCCGAGATATCCAGGGCACCGCTGGTTTCCAGCGAGACCTCGTAACCGGCGTCACACAACTGCTTGAGCAATGGGATGGCGTTGGGTTGTGCCAGCGGCTCACCGCCGGTGACACAGACGTAACGCGGACGAAAACCGGCCACTTGCTCAAGAATGTCGTCGAGCGTGCGAATGGTGCCGCCAGTGAATGCATAAGCGCTGTCGCAATATTGGCAACGCAATGGGCAACCGGTCAGGCGCACAAAAACAGTAGGCAGCCCGGCAGTCCGCGTTTCACCCTGCAACGAGTAGAAAACTTCGGTAATTCTCAATGTGTCTTGCATAGTCGCCACGGGCATAACAGCTAAACAGGCTGTCCGCCTCCGTCAGGCACTTCAAGGAACCCCGCCACCGCGCAGATCCCAAAAAGCGTGTTTCATAAAAAGGGCGTGAATTCTAACGAAAAAACCCGCGACAAGCGCGGGTTTCTTCGAAACGGGTCAAGCAGCCCTTACATTTTTTGCAGATCACGCTGGGCCAGCTGAGCGGCGGAAGTGCCCGGGTATTGCGACACGACCTGTTGCAGAATGCCTTTGACCTTGTCGGGATGACCAAGGCGGCGCTCTACATCAGCCAGCTTGTACAGCGAATCAGGCACTTTTGGATGCTTGGGGTACAGCTGTGAAACCTTGGCAAAAGCCTGACCTGCACCTTGCAGATCGCCTTTGGCCAGGTTCACTTCGCCCAACCAGTACTGAGCATTACCCGCGTACTGGCTGTTCGGGTACTTGCGCAGGAATGCGGCAAAAGCCTGGCTGGCCTTGTCGAAATCCTTGGCTTTGATCAGGTCGAAGGCTGCATCGTAATACAGTTTTTCCTTCGCCGGATCAGCCGGCTCACTACCCGCGGCAGGTGCCTGAGCGGCTGCCGCTCCTGCGGCTGCGCCCACTGCTGCACCGG
It encodes:
- the queE gene encoding 7-carboxy-7-deazaguanine synthase QueE, with product MQDTLRITEVFYSLQGETRTAGLPTVFVRLTGCPLRCQYCDSAYAFTGGTIRTLDDILEQVAGFRPRYVCVTGGEPLAQPNAIPLLKQLCDAGYEVSLETSGALDISAVDPRVSRVVDLKTPGSKEAHRNRYENIELLTPNDQVKFVICSREDYDWAVSKLIQYGLDQRAGEVLFSPSHHDLNARDLADWVVADNLPVRLQLQLHKYLWNDEPGR
- the ybgF gene encoding tol-pal system protein YbgF; this translates as MRTCRRAVTVLALSLAPLAVWAAVPVVDNDSGYNNSGTSNPPAGYGTNGAYAGGGVSAPVSAQGELFNQLQSMQEQISRQQGIIEVLQNDVGRMKQENLERYQDLDRRIGTGVAPAATPDNSSTGGSLNAPGAAVGAAAGAAAAQAPAAGSEPADPAKEKLYYDAAFDLIKAKDFDKASQAFAAFLRKYPNSQYAGNAQYWLGEVNLAKGDLQGAGQAFAKVSQLYPKHPKVPDSLYKLADVERRLGHPDKVKGILQQVVSQYPGTSAAQLAQRDLQKM